One Deltaproteobacteria bacterium genomic region harbors:
- a CDS encoding glycosyltransferase family 4 protein, with protein MRVLFVNANRSAAYGGVERWMIEAACGLAGRGHVCTLLGRPGTAWLRAARSRGVPAREGIRGAWIQRVFRVRAAMRDFRPDVVVAKAKKAARMAAFGRSTGGGGRAVLFFGATHELEPSRAVDRLTWRALDAAIVVAAGVAEWYVERGFGPPSKLHVLWNGVELSAFERATTRAAATRAALGLAPDELAIGTVGRLAWQKGLGDLLAAAELVRTRVPRARFFVIGGGRDAAQVAAAAAAPGLDGAVTLLGQRDDVPDLLAAMDIVVQSSRREGMAQATLEAMAAGRAVVSTATVGAGEAIEDGVSGLIVPVRDSNALADRLVALAVDPARRRALGEAARRRIAERFTTAHMLDRCEAILGAIVAAG; from the coding sequence ATGCGGGTCCTGTTCGTCAACGCGAACCGCAGCGCCGCCTACGGTGGCGTCGAGCGCTGGATGATCGAGGCCGCATGCGGCCTCGCCGGACGCGGCCACGTCTGCACGCTGCTCGGGCGGCCCGGGACGGCGTGGCTCCGCGCGGCCCGGAGCCGCGGCGTGCCCGCTCGTGAAGGCATCCGCGGCGCCTGGATCCAGCGCGTGTTCCGGGTCCGCGCCGCGATGCGCGACTTCCGGCCCGACGTCGTCGTCGCCAAGGCGAAGAAGGCGGCGCGCATGGCGGCCTTCGGGCGCTCGACGGGCGGCGGCGGGCGCGCCGTGCTGTTCTTCGGCGCGACGCACGAGCTCGAGCCGAGCCGCGCCGTCGACCGTCTCACGTGGCGCGCGCTCGACGCGGCCATCGTGGTCGCTGCCGGCGTCGCCGAGTGGTACGTCGAGCGCGGGTTCGGCCCGCCGAGCAAGCTCCACGTCCTCTGGAACGGCGTCGAGCTGTCGGCGTTCGAGCGCGCGACGACACGGGCGGCGGCGACGCGTGCGGCGCTCGGCCTCGCGCCGGACGAGCTCGCGATCGGGACGGTCGGGCGGCTCGCCTGGCAGAAGGGTCTCGGCGACCTCCTCGCGGCCGCCGAGCTCGTGCGGACGCGCGTGCCGCGCGCACGCTTCTTCGTGATCGGCGGCGGTCGCGACGCGGCACAGGTGGCGGCCGCGGCCGCGGCGCCCGGCCTGGACGGGGCGGTCACCCTCCTCGGTCAGCGTGACGACGTCCCGGACCTGCTCGCCGCCATGGACATCGTCGTGCAGAGCTCGCGGCGCGAGGGGATGGCGCAGGCGACGCTGGAGGCGATGGCCGCGGGGCGGGCGGTCGTCTCGACCGCCACCGTCGGAGCCGGGGAAGCGATCGAGGACGGTGTCAGCGGGCTCATCGTCCCCGTGCGGGACTCGAACGCCCTCGCCGACCGGCTCGTCGCCCTCGCCGTCGATCCGGCGCGCCGGCGCGCGCTCGGGGAGGCGGCGCGGCGGCGCATCGCCGAGCGCTTCACGACGGCGCACATGCTCGACCGCTGCGAGGCCATCCTCGGGGCGATCGTCGCCGCCGGGTAG